The nucleotide window GGGCGGCTACGGCGCCTTTATCCAGGCGATGAACGCCAAGGCGCGGGCGCTGGGCATGAGCAGCACGCGTTACGTCGAGCCGACCGGGCTCTCCGAACGCAACGTCTCCAGCGCCAACGATCTGGTCAAACTGATCCGCGCCAGCCAGCATTACCCGCTGATCGAGCAGTTCAGCACTACCACCGAGAAGACCGTGGCGTTCCGCAAGCCGAGCTACACCCTCGGTTTTCGCAACACCAACGCGCTGGTGCGCAAGCCCAACTGGGACATCCAGCTGACCAAGACCGGCTTCACCAACGCCGCCGGTCATTGCCTGGTGATGCGCACCACCATGAATCGGCGCCCGGTGGCCTTCGTGGTGCTGGATGCGTTCGGCAAGTACACGCACATGGCCGACGCCAACCGGCTGAAGAAGTGGGTCGAGACCGGTGCCGTCACGCCGGTGCCGGCGGCGGCGCTGGCCTACAAGCAGCAGAAGATGGCCCAGCGCCAACAGATGCTGCAGGCCGCGCAGTAGCAGGATGGAGAAATGAAAAAACGCCGCATCGCGGCGTTTTTTTATGGTTGCCGGCTCAGAGTGAGCCGAGCCGCTGGACGAACAGGAAGAACACCAGCAGCACGCTATTGATCGCCCAGGCGGCGGTCAGCAGTCGCGCCATGTCGCCATAAAGCCTGTTGCGCACGTTGTCGGCGCACAGCCAGATTTCCATGATGATCCAGGCCGTGTAGCCGAGAATCAGCCCGAACATCAGCAGGTTGGTCGCCAGCGAGGCGCCGTTGAAATAGGCGAACAGCGCCATGCCCCAGAGAATCTGGCTGGGGATCACGCCATAGAGCCAGAACACCACGCCCAGCGGGCGTTTGATCAACAGGGAAGCCAGTGGGGATGACGATTTCATGGCTGCGATCCTTATTCCAGAGGGCTCGGCCATCATCCGCAGGACACTGCGGGTGGCGTGGACGAGGCGGCTTGCGAATGCCGCGCTCGATTTCACTCTAGCCCTGTCCCATCTGCGACGCAATGCCGCACCCTGCGAAGCCTCCGCGCGAATTTCTTGCGTTTGCGCAATTTCATTAGTTGATATTAATTCTTAAGATCACTCGCCTCCTCCACCCGCGGATCGCTCATGCGCCGTAGCCGTACGACAGCCTGGATTGCCCTCGCGGCCATGCTCCTGCATCTGCTGGCGATGCCGCTTGCCGGCAGCCTGTCGGCCGAGACCAAGCGCCTGCTCGGCTGGGGCGGCTACTGTCCGCTGGCGCAGCAGCTCGAACATGCCGGCCATGCGCAGGCGGCGGCCGATCAGCACGATTCCGGGCCGGCTGCGCACCACGCCAGCATGCCGCAGTGCTGTTGCGGTGCCGGTTTCGCCGGGCTCGCCGTTCTGCCCAGTGCCACGCCGTCGCTGCCCGATCCACATGCCCTGCTGCGGGTGCGCCTGCCCGCCGAGCCCGCATCGCTGCCAGCGCCGCGCCAGCAATGGCCGGCGCTCAACCCGCGCGCATCCCCCCTCGCCTGAAGCGGGCCGACCGGCCCTTTCGTTCATCGAACCGTACTTGCCGCCGCGGCTGTGGCCGCGCGCCCGTACCCGATCACCCGGCGTTTGAGCGTCGGGACACGAATCGCTTCAAGGAAACTCATCGATGGTCTTTCACCCGCGCGCCCCGCGCCACTCCACCCTGCCCTGCCTGCTGGCCAGCTCGGCCCTGCTGTCGCTCTGCGCAATGGCGCACGCCGACAACCGCGCCGACTCCGCCCTGAGTCTGGGCAGCAGCACCGTCACCGCCGACGGCAGCGGTCCGCTGCAGACCAGCAGCGTCATCAGCTCGGTCGACCTGCTCGGCGGCGACATCCTCGAGCAGCAGCCGGTGCTCTACAGCTGGGAACTGTTCCGCCGCGCGCCGGGCGTGATGCTCACCGAGTTCGGCCAGGGCACCAGCTCCGGCAAGCTGTCGTTCCGCGGCTTCAATGGCGAGGGCGAGGTCAACGCGGTCAAGCTGCTGATCGACGGCATTCCGAGCAACAGCAACGACGGCAACATG belongs to Pseudomonas phenolilytica and includes:
- the pbpG gene encoding D-alanyl-D-alanine endopeptidase, coding for MKLRQSFLGLLLGCGGIVLATLACAAPKGQQELASGSALLVDLRTSEVLYSSNPDLVVPIASVTKLMTAMVVLDAKLPLDQVLPVTIREAVEMRGVYSRVRLGSEISRRNMLLLTLMSSENRAAASLAHHYPGGYGAFIQAMNAKARALGMSSTRYVEPTGLSERNVSSANDLVKLIRASQHYPLIEQFSTTTEKTVAFRKPSYTLGFRNTNALVRKPNWDIQLTKTGFTNAAGHCLVMRTTMNRRPVAFVVLDAFGKYTHMADANRLKKWVETGAVTPVPAAALAYKQQKMAQRQQMLQAAQ
- a CDS encoding DUF2946 family protein produces the protein MRRSRTTAWIALAAMLLHLLAMPLAGSLSAETKRLLGWGGYCPLAQQLEHAGHAQAAADQHDSGPAAHHASMPQCCCGAGFAGLAVLPSATPSLPDPHALLRVRLPAEPASLPAPRQQWPALNPRASPLA